One segment of Schistocerca nitens isolate TAMUIC-IGC-003100 chromosome 3, iqSchNite1.1, whole genome shotgun sequence DNA contains the following:
- the LOC126249514 gene encoding autotransporter adhesin BpaC-like has product MVLRVRGYPVGTPPRTRGPLDENCNGTIHWITTFNVQHFPVWQYSRKCVKECPIYNSMLRGSKGEHKIVYDQKFFIPVCDEGGREQLIRTGLNGDSEQEEIHITNNGYVGPGGYVVDDRFAGPCEADGEGEYVWIEVSLEDDEKDGSVEADGAAEARGTARAGQGRPSGDAGGTAAGTSSRGYKSEGRGRGAGTAAARHPPEANRSTKVERRASCMRIATHPPVANQFPNATSSPDTAQSQSNTSSPEELSEAKPIPLGPQPSTGNRPLAVVAPVHADYNLAVPPDHHRCHHHRRCHHHNSAVGNCNLTTTDNSHGRTDVNATATRDNSQWIEIITIQAAKEEVVGSASGPSAAIPGSASGRGATIPGSASGRGATFPGSASGRGATFPGSASGRSATVPGSASGPSATVPGSASGPSATVPGSASGPSATVPGSASGPSATVPGSASGPSATVPGSASGPSATVPGSASGPSATVPRSASGRSATVPGSASGRSATVPGSASGPSATFPGSASGPSATVPGSASGPSATVPGSASGPSATVPGSASGPSATVPGSASGPSATVSGSASGPSANISRNTNVPRVTLAGNASGAGTNTVIRNTNPTTVIRKANTTTVIRKASSTTAGNTSGQSTATSGDSSTEDSSTEDSSDGDSSNGDSSAGDSSAGESSAGDSSDGDSSEGDSSEGDSSEGDSSDGGSSAGGSSAGGSSAGGSSAGGSSAGDNNIIDSGEEIILCPKCFNLETFNKYFYFIGPGTVTLRPGKRIIEADDTKESKFERGNMRGNNSKRSKVIYTSVIVSPKEESSRRESICRERNKRDNLCLEDRVAKRKKL; this is encoded by the coding sequence ATGGTTCTACGTGTACGTGGCTATCCTGTCGGAACACCGCCTCGAACTAGAGGACCGCTAGATGAAAACTGCAATGGTACCATCCATTGGATCACTACTTTTAATGTACAGCACTTCCCAGTTTGGCAGTACTCTAGAAAATGCGTTAAAGAATGTCCTATTTACAACTCTATGCTCCGTGGTTCCAAAGGAGAACATAAAATTGTCTACGATCAAAAGTTTTTTATTCCTGTGTGCGATGAAGGTGGTAGAGAACAACTGATAAGGACTGGTCTGAATGGTGATAGTGAACAGGAAGAGATTCATATAACAAATAATGGATATGTAGGACCTGGTGGGTATGTAGTAGATGATAGGTTTGCAGGACCTTGTGAAGCTGATGGAGAAGGGGAATATGTATGGATTGAAGTATCTCTTGAGGATGATGAAAAAGATGGTTCTGTAGAAGCTGATGGAGCTGCAGAAGCTAGGGGCACTGCAAGAGCAGGGCAAGGTCGACCTAGTGGTGATGCAGGTGGCACAGCAGCAGGAACAAGTTCAAGAGGGTACAAGTCAGAAGGAAGAGGCAGAGgagcaggaacagcagcagcacgtCATCCACCAGAAGCCAACAGATCCACAAAAGTAGAACGTAGGGCATCCTGCATGCGCATAGCTACCCATCCTCCTGTCGCTAACCAGTTTCCAAATGCTACAAGTTCACCAGACACAGCACAGTCCCAGTCAAATACTTCTTCACCCGAAGAACTGTCAGAAGCTAAACCTATTCCACTTGGTCCACAGCCGTCTACAGGAAATAGACCACTGGCAGTAGTTGCCCCTGTGCATGCTGATTATAATCTTGCAGTGCCACCAGATCATCATCGCTGTCATCACCATCGTCGCTGTCATCATCATAACAGTGCAGTTGGCAATTGTAATTTAACAACCACTGATAATTCACATGGGAGAACCGATGTCAATGCCACTGCCACCAGGGACAACAGTCAGTGGATTGAGATAATCACCATCCAGGCAGCTAAGGAAGAAGTCGTAGGAAGTGCCAGTGGCCCGAGTGCCGCCATCCCCGGGAGCGCCAGTGGCCGGGGTGCCACCATCCCCGGGAGCGCCAGTGGCCGGGGCGCCACATTCCCCGGGAGCGCCAGTGGCCGGGGCGCCACATTCCCCGGGAGCGCCAGTGGCCGGAGCGCCACAGTCCCCGGGAGCGCCAGTGGCCCGAGCGCCACAGTCCCCGGGAGCGCCAGTGGCCCGAGCGCCACAGTCCCCGGGAGTGCCAGTGGCCCGAGCGCCACAGTCCCCGGGAGCGCCAGTGGCCCGAGCGCCACAGTCCCCGGGAGCGCCAGTGGCCCGAGCGCCACAGTCCCCGGGAGTGCCAGTGGCCCGAGCGCCACAGTCCCCGGGAGCGCCAGTGGCCCGAGCGCCACAGTCCCCAGGAGCGCCAGTGGCCGGAGCGCCACAGTCCCCGGGAGCGCCAGTGGCCGGAGCGCCACAGTCCCCGGGAGCGCCAGTGGCCCGAGCGCCACATTCCCCGGGAGCGCCAGTGGCCCGAGCGCCACAGTCCCCGGGAGTGCCAGTGGCCCGAGCGCCACAGTCCCCGGGAGCGCCAGTGGCCCGAGCGCCACAGTCCCCGGGAGTGCCAGTGGCCCGAGCGCCACAGTCCCCGGGAGCGCCAGTGGCCCGAGCGCCACCGTCTCCGGGAGCGCCAGTGGGCCTAGTGCCAACATCTCCAGAAACACCAATGTCCCACGTGTCACCCTTGCTGGAAATGCTAGTGGAGCAGGCACCAACACTGTCATCAGAAATACAAATCCGACCACTGTCATCAGAAAAGCAAATACGACAACGGTCATCAGAAAAGCAAGTAGCACCACCGCTGGAAATACAAGTGGCCAGAGTACAGCCACTTCTGGAGACAGCAGCACAGAAGACAGCAGCACAGAAGACAGCAGTGATGGAGACAGCAGCAATGGAGACAGCAGTGCCGGAGACAGCAGCGCCGGAGAAAGCAGTGCTGGAGACAGCAGCGATGGAGACAGCAGCGAAGGAGACAGCAGCGAAGGAGACAGCAGCGAAGGAGACAGCAGCGATGGAGGCAGCAGCGCCGGAGGCAGCAGCGCCGGAGGCAGCAGCGCCGGAGGCAGCAGCGCCGGAGGCAGCAGCGCCGGAGACAATAACATTATAGACAGTGGCGAAGAAATCATTCTTTGCCCAAAATGTTTTAATTTAGAGACatttaacaaatatttttattttattggtccTGGCACTGTTACACTTCGacctggcaaaagaattattgaggCAGACGACACAAAAGAGTCCAAGTTCGAAAGAGGAAATATGAGAGGTAACAATTCCAAACGTAGCAAGGTTATCTATACCAGCGTCATTGTTTCTCCTAAGGAGGAATCTTCCAGACGGGAGTCCATTTGCCGTGAGAGAAATAAAAGGGATAATTTATGTCTTGAGGATAGGGTTGCAAAACGCAAGAAGTTGTAA